TTGGTCGCATTGCCGATGCAGACCGCAGTGAAGAACATGGTGGCGTAATCGGTTAACGAAGCCTCAACGGTATAGTTGCCGGCGGGCAGGTTAGCCGCGGTATAAGCGCCGCCCGAGGTCGTGGTGGCGGTCATGACCACGGTGCCGGTAGCCGCATTGATCCCGGATCTGAATGAAAGCGACACGTTGCCGATGCCTATGCCGGTAAATGCGTCTTTGATAACGCCGGTAACAGTTCCAGGCGTGGTGTTTATCAGGGTCAACGAGACCGTTTCAAGGGTGGTGGTGATATCGCCCGTGACAGTAACGTTGGAGATGGCCCCGGTATTGTAGCCGGAATATATGATATTGACGTTATAGGTGCCTGTGGCCATAGAGGCGGTATAGGTGCCGTTAGTATCCGTGGTGTAAGTCCCGGCCAAGGTGTTGGCCAGCGTCCAGAACTCAACGGTTACGCCAGACATGGCCAGTCCGGTTGCAGCGCTTTTGACCACGCCGGTTGCCGTGCCGACGATAATGGCCGAACCGCTGGGCAGAATTGTGGTGGTTTCAGGTCCGTAGCTGGAGGTATCATCGACATCCAGTTCGGTATAGGGCGAGGCAGTCAAATTGCCTATGGCTGAGAAATAGACGTGGAACATATCATAATTGGAGGATACGCCGCCGATATCATAGGAGACGCTTGCATAAGTCATGGTATTAATCGGCGTGATGGTATCTTCGGTCATCTCAAATACGGTCCAGAGCGTTCCGGCCTGGTTAGGCACGTTGTAGGTGGCTACCAGGAGATTGCCGCGATAGACCTTTACCTGGGCCGAAGATGCGGCCATGGCACTGCTTGTGGTTAATGAGCCGTTAGAATAGTCATGGACAAAGAATTTATAGGTGCTGTTAGCCGTGGCCGATACCGGGCCGGTGGTATGGCTGTCCAGGTCTAAGGGCTGTTCGCCCCAGGTCAGGACAATCCTGGTCTGGCCTGATGACAGTACCGGTGTCATCGAAGAATTCTGGTTGGTATTGGTCTGCCCGTCGCCCAGGCAGGTGGCCGTGAAGAACAGCGCGGTGTAACTGTTAAGGAATGCCTCAACGGTGTAATTTCCGGCGGTCAGAGAGGCGGAATAAGTGCCGTCCGAAGCCGTGGTGGCTGTTCCTGAGACGGTGCCGGTATTTGCGCCGATTCCATACCGGAATAAAAGCGTTGCGCCGCTCAGTCCCAGGCCGGTATAGGCGTCGGTGATTATGCCGGTAACGGTGCCGGTAACAAATGTCGGCGTTGGGACTTGCTCAACCGGTTCAACCGTGGTATTTATGTTGTTTTGGACGGTTAGCCCGGAAATGATGTCATTGATATAGCCGGTGGCCAGAACCCGGATGGTGTATGTGCCGGCCGGCAGGTTGGCCGTATAAGCGCCGTTGATATCGGTTATAAAAGTTCCGACCAAAACATTATTCTGGTTGTAGAAATTAATGGTCACGTTGGCCATGCCCGTTCCGGATACGGTCCTGATAACGCCGTTGACAGTGCCGGTAACGACGACGCTGCTGCCGGTATTATTGTCGCTGGAGCTTGTCGTCCCGCAAAGTCCGCCATAGCCCAAGAAAACGACGCTGAACAGCAGGGTGCTAACCAACAATTTACCTAACAATGTCTTGGTCATATCCTCTTCCTCCTTTTTGGGCAGGTATTCATCGATGAATAACCGCCGCTATTTAATAATAATTACTTGTATTACTTGTATATGTCTAACATAAAAAAGCCGTTCTGTCAAGTTGTTTATTTCGCAGCATCGTGTTTTGTCCCAGGGAGGATCATCGGACGGGCCGGCCGATATATTTAATATTTAGGATATCATTTCTAGCCCGTTTTAAGGCTCCGGTTTTTCTTGACAAATTAGTTCATATATATTAAATATTAATACATTATATAAGGAGCCCGTTATGCCAAACAGCAAGGTCAAAGAGACCAGCATTTTCATGTCGGAACTGATCCCCCGGATCATCAAAGGCGCGCAAATAGAGTTTCTGGCGTCCCAGAAAATCACACACCTGCAATTCCTGACCCTGGTAGCCCTGTCCTGTTACCAGGACTGCAAGATGTCGCAGTTGGCCCGGACCATGAAGATGTCCTATCCGCAGGCTACCGGCATCGTTGACCGGCTTATTAAGACCGGGTTGGTCAGCCGGACCAGTCTGGACAATGACCGGCGGGTGGTGCTTATCAGGCTGGCGCCCAAAGGCGCCGCCTTTATCAGGCAGTTTAAAATCATGCTCCAGCTCAGGTGGCAGCGGATTTTCAGCGCCATGCCCGATCCGGAAATCACCGCGCTCTTGAAATCACTGAAAAACATAGCCGCCAGAATCGAGGAGGTCGAGCAGGATGAATAAGAAACTGATTATCGTCATTGTCGTCATCACCGGGTTGGTTGCCCTGCTGGCCAGCATCTTCGGGCGGAAACAGAACGGCAACACCGTTTTCATCTCCGGCACGATCGAAGCCACCGAAACCCGGATGGCCTTCCAGGTCGGCGGCAAAATCAAGGAACTGCTCAAGAACGAAGGCGATACCGCCCGGGCCGGTGAGTTGGTGGCCCAGCTAAACAAGGAAGAGTTTCTCAGCTTAAAGAGCCAGGCCGAATCTGCCTTGCAGGAGGCCCAGCTCAACAGCGACCGCCTTAAGGCCGACTACGAGCGTGCCGAGCGGCTGATTCAGTCCGGCGGCTTCACGGTTCAGCAGCGCGACACGCTCAAAGCCAACTACCAGATGTCGCAGGCGCGCCTGGCCACGCTCCAGTCCGGGTTGGACCTAGCCGTTTTGAAGCTGGGTTACACCGATCTGGTCGCGCCCATCGATGGATTCATCACCGTCAAAAGCGCCCAGATAGGCGAAATCGTCCAGCCCGGCTCGGCCGTCTATACCATCAGCGATTTGCGCAACCTCTGGGTCACCGGTTACATTAAGGAAACAGACCTGGGCCGGGTCAAGCTCAACCAAAAGGCCCGGATCAAGACCGATTCCTATCCGGACAAGTCATACGACGGCTACGTGTCTTTCATTTCGCCCGAATCGGAATTCACGCCCAAGCAGATTCAGACCCGCGAAGAAAGAATCAACCGGGTTTACCGGGTAAAAATATCCGTGGACAACGCCGGCCAGGAACTCAAATCCGGCATGCCGGCCGACGTCTATCTGGCCATCGAATAACCATGATAACCATCAAAGCCAAGGGCTTGACCAAGCGGTTTGGGGCCGTGGCAGCCGTCGATAACCTGAATCTTACCGTTGAAGAAGGTGAAATCTTCGGGCTGGTCGGACCGGACGGCGCCGGCAAAACCACCACCATGCGCCTGCTCTGCGGCATACTCGAGCCGACCAGCGGCGACGCCTGGGTGGCCGGCTATCATATCGCCAAGGATGCCGAGGCGCTCAAGGAAAACATCGCCTATATGCCCCAGCGTTTCGGGCTCTACGAAGACCTGACCGTCATGGAAAACATCAACTTCTACGCCGACATCTACGGCCTGCCCCAGGCCGAACGGGCGCCTCAGATCGACCGGCTGTTGGCCTTCACCAATCTGGGCGAATTCCGGCAACGGCTGGCCCGCAACCTCTCCGGCGGCATGAAACAGAAACTGGGCCTGGCCTGCGCCCTGATCCATAAGCCGCGCGTGCTTTTCCTGGACGAGCCGACCAACGGCGTCGACCCGGTTTCCCGGCGCGATTTCTGGCAGATCCTCTACCGCTTGCTCAAGGATAAGGTGACCATCTTCTTTTCCACCGCTTATCTGGACGAGGCCGAACGCTGTAAAAGAATCGGGCTGATGCACAAGGGCAAACTGCTCAGGTACGACGCGCCGGCCGATATCAAGGCCCAGGCCAAGGCCGACTCGCTCGAAGCCGCCTTTATTTCCATCATAAACCAATATGAAAAATGACATCATCAACGCCGTCGAGGTAACCGGGCTGGAAAAGAAGTTCGGCAGGTTCACGGCCGTCAACCGCATTTCTTTCAGCGTCAAGCCGGGCGAAATCTTCGGCTTCCTCGGCCCCAACGGCGCCGGCAAGACCACCGCCATCCGTATGCTCTGCGGCATCCTTGCCCCCACTTCCGGAACCGGGCGGGTGGGCGGCTACGACATCGCCAGCCAGCCCGACCTGATCAAGCAGAATATCGGCTATATGTCCCAGCGCTTTTCGCTCTACGACGACCTGACCGTCGAGGAGAACATCAATTTCTACAGCGGCATCTACCGCGTGCCGGCCGAAAAGAAATCTGCCCGCAAAGAATGGGTGCTCCGGATGGCCGGGCTGGAGCAATTACGGGCAAGCCGGACGTCCATCCTGGCCGGCGGCTGGAAACAGCGCCTGGCCCTGGGCTGCGCCATCATCCACGAACCGAAGATACTCTTCCTGGACGAACCCACGGCCGGGGTTGACCCGATTGCCCGACAGATGTTTTGGAAACTGATAAAAGAAATGTCCAACAGCGGCGTGACCGTATTCGTCACCACCCATTACATGGACGAAGCAGAGAACTGCGACCGGCTGGCCCTGATTTACGACGGCAACATCATCGCTACCGGCACGCCCAACCGGCTAAAAACGGAATTGATGAAAGAATCGGTGCTGGCCGTCAGTCTGGACCGGCCGGAGGAATGGATCGAGCCGTTCAACCGGCTCAAGTCCGTAAAAGAGACGGCCCTGTTCGGCACCGTCCTGCACGCCATCGTTGACGACGAACCGGTTGCCACGGCCGCGATAAAAGAGCTGATGGCCAAAGAACCGGGCCTTGATTACCGAATAAAACGGATTGAGCCCTCGCTGGAGGATGTTTTCGTCTCGTTGATAAAATCATCAGCCAAACTAAAGGTGCCTAATGAACCTGACCAGGATTAAAGCCATTGCCCGCAAGGAATTCATTCAGGTCTGGCGCGACCCGCGCAGTCTGGGTCTGGCCATCGCACTGCCCATGGTCATGCTGGTGCTGTTCGGTTACGCG
This region of Candidatus Brocadiia bacterium genomic DNA includes:
- a CDS encoding carboxypeptidase regulatory-like domain-containing protein — translated: MTKTLLGKLLVSTLLFSVVFLGYGGLCGTTSSSDNNTGSSVVVTGTVNGVIRTVSGTGMANVTINFYNQNNVLVGTFITDINGAYTANLPAGTYTIRVLATGYINDIISGLTVQNNINTTVEPVEQVPTPTFVTGTVTGIITDAYTGLGLSGATLLFRYGIGANTGTVSGTATTASDGTYSASLTAGNYTVEAFLNSYTALFFTATCLGDGQTNTNQNSSMTPVLSSGQTRIVLTWGEQPLDLDSHTTGPVSATANSTYKFFVHDYSNGSLTTSSAMAASSAQVKVYRGNLLVATYNVPNQAGTLWTVFEMTEDTITPINTMTYASVSYDIGGVSSNYDMFHVYFSAIGNLTASPYTELDVDDTSSYGPETTTILPSGSAIIVGTATGVVKSAATGLAMSGVTVEFWTLANTLAGTYTTDTNGTYTASMATGTYNVNIIYSGYNTGAISNVTVTGDITTTLETVSLTLINTTPGTVTGVIKDAFTGIGIGNVSLSFRSGINAATGTVVMTATTTSGGAYTAANLPAGNYTVEASLTDYATMFFTAVCIGNATNPDQNATITPVLPAGQTRIVLTWGATPSDLDSHMTVPVTTDITTRPHVYYNSKGSSSAEPYVNLDIDDMVSYGPETITIYVQRSGVYRYSIHDYSNKSSNTSSALGASGAQVKVYRGSGLIATYNVPNLAGTLWTVFELSDSTITPVNSMTYESDPVNVKRLGMPNTGNDVELIRNLPAK
- a CDS encoding MarR family transcriptional regulator — translated: MPNSKVKETSIFMSELIPRIIKGAQIEFLASQKITHLQFLTLVALSCYQDCKMSQLARTMKMSYPQATGIVDRLIKTGLVSRTSLDNDRRVVLIRLAPKGAAFIRQFKIMLQLRWQRIFSAMPDPEITALLKSLKNIAARIEEVEQDE
- a CDS encoding efflux RND transporter periplasmic adaptor subunit gives rise to the protein MNKKLIIVIVVITGLVALLASIFGRKQNGNTVFISGTIEATETRMAFQVGGKIKELLKNEGDTARAGELVAQLNKEEFLSLKSQAESALQEAQLNSDRLKADYERAERLIQSGGFTVQQRDTLKANYQMSQARLATLQSGLDLAVLKLGYTDLVAPIDGFITVKSAQIGEIVQPGSAVYTISDLRNLWVTGYIKETDLGRVKLNQKARIKTDSYPDKSYDGYVSFISPESEFTPKQIQTREERINRVYRVKISVDNAGQELKSGMPADVYLAIE
- a CDS encoding ABC transporter ATP-binding protein, encoding MKNDIINAVEVTGLEKKFGRFTAVNRISFSVKPGEIFGFLGPNGAGKTTAIRMLCGILAPTSGTGRVGGYDIASQPDLIKQNIGYMSQRFSLYDDLTVEENINFYSGIYRVPAEKKSARKEWVLRMAGLEQLRASRTSILAGGWKQRLALGCAIIHEPKILFLDEPTAGVDPIARQMFWKLIKEMSNSGVTVFVTTHYMDEAENCDRLALIYDGNIIATGTPNRLKTELMKESVLAVSLDRPEEWIEPFNRLKSVKETALFGTVLHAIVDDEPVATAAIKELMAKEPGLDYRIKRIEPSLEDVFVSLIKSSAKLKVPNEPDQD